The Streptobacillus ratti genome includes a region encoding these proteins:
- the metG gene encoding methionine--tRNA ligase: MMNNFYITTPIYYPNAKPHIGTAYTTIICDVVARYNKLKGKNVRLITGIDEHGQKIQESAEKNNVTPQQWVDKMKEDFINLWDILNIDYSEFVRTTSEKHKFTVGDIIRKVYKNGDIYSGEYIGKYSVSEETFVTESQLVDGLYMGKPVIDMKEKSFFFKLSKYEDKLLKFYEEHPDFIKPSNRKNEVISFIKQGLQDLSISRTTFNWGIPLELEKGHIVYVWFDALNSYLTGAGYNSENFDIYWNNSEVVHMVGKDILRFHAIIWPAMLMSAGIKLPDVLAVHGWWTKDGQKMSKSLGNVVDPIDEVNKYGLDQFRYFLLREATFGQDADYSNMAVIQRINSDLANDLGNLLNRVIGMQNKYFDSVVYGINELNSLDNEIINLWDETLKNVDNYYTEYNFSEMLKTIWKFISRLNKYIDESEPWTLYKNNDIDRLKTVLYNLIDGIYKIAVLISPIMPDSSKKILNQLALEEKELSLEDIKKWGMYPENNKLNRAEVLFPRIELPKSEFEENLIINNPINIEHFNQVDIRVVEIKKVERVVENNSLLRFIVDTGTELRQIVSGIARYYKDEQGLLGKKVMAVLNLEPVEIRGILSQGMLLTTAEKKRVSLVEIDNLVKVSTSIK, translated from the coding sequence ATAATGAATAATTTCTATATCACAACACCAATTTATTATCCTAATGCTAAACCTCATATAGGGACAGCATATACAACAATAATTTGTGATGTTGTTGCAAGATATAATAAACTAAAAGGTAAAAATGTTAGATTAATAACTGGAATTGATGAGCATGGTCAAAAAATACAAGAATCTGCTGAAAAAAATAATGTAACACCTCAACAATGGGTAGATAAAATGAAAGAAGATTTTATTAATTTATGGGATATACTTAATATAGATTATTCTGAATTTGTAAGAACTACTAGTGAAAAACATAAATTTACAGTAGGAGATATAATTAGAAAAGTTTATAAAAATGGAGATATATATAGTGGTGAATATATAGGGAAGTATTCAGTAAGTGAAGAAACTTTTGTTACAGAATCACAATTAGTAGATGGTTTATACATGGGTAAACCTGTAATTGATATGAAAGAAAAATCTTTCTTTTTTAAATTATCAAAATATGAAGATAAGTTATTAAAATTCTATGAAGAACACCCAGATTTCATTAAACCATCTAATAGAAAAAATGAAGTAATTTCATTTATTAAACAAGGATTACAAGACTTATCTATTTCAAGAACTACATTTAATTGGGGAATACCTTTAGAGCTTGAAAAAGGTCATATAGTTTATGTATGGTTTGATGCACTAAACTCATATTTAACTGGTGCTGGATATAATAGTGAAAATTTTGATATATATTGGAATAATTCAGAAGTAGTCCATATGGTAGGTAAGGATATATTAAGATTTCATGCAATAATATGGCCAGCTATGCTTATGTCAGCTGGAATTAAATTGCCTGATGTATTAGCAGTACATGGTTGGTGGACAAAAGATGGTCAAAAAATGTCTAAATCTTTAGGTAATGTTGTAGATCCAATAGATGAAGTAAATAAATATGGTTTAGATCAATTTAGATATTTCTTATTAAGAGAAGCAACATTTGGACAAGATGCTGATTATTCTAACATGGCAGTTATACAAAGAATAAATTCAGATCTTGCAAACGATTTAGGAAATTTATTAAATAGAGTAATTGGAATGCAAAATAAATATTTTGATTCAGTAGTTTATGGTATAAATGAATTAAATAGTTTAGATAATGAAATAATAAATTTATGGGATGAAACTTTAAAAAATGTTGATAATTATTATACTGAGTATAATTTTTCTGAAATGTTAAAAACTATATGGAAATTTATATCAAGATTAAATAAGTATATAGATGAGTCAGAACCGTGGACATTATATAAAAATAATGATATAGATAGACTTAAAACAGTATTATATAATTTAATTGATGGGATATATAAAATAGCTGTTCTAATCTCCCCTATAATGCCAGATTCTTCTAAAAAAATATTAAATCAACTTGCTTTAGAAGAAAAAGAATTATCACTTGAGGATATTAAAAAATGGGGAATGTATCCAGAAAATAATAAATTAAATAGAGCTGAAGTTCTATTTCCAAGAATAGAACTGCCTAAATCTGAATTTGAAGAAAATTTGATAATAAATAATCCTATTAATATAGAACATTTTAATCAAGTAGATATAAGAGTGGTAGAGATAAAAAAAGTAGAAAGAGTTGTTGAAAATAACTCTCTATTAAGATTTATAGTAGATACTGGAACTGAACTTAGACAAATAGTTTCAGGTATTGCAAGATATTATAAAGATGAACAAGGTTTATTAGGTAAAAAGGTAATGGCAGTTTTAAACTTAGAACCTGTAGAAATTAGAGGAATACTTTCTCAAGGAATGTTGCTTACTACAGCAGAGAAAAAAAGAGTTTCATTGGTTGAAATAGATAATTTAGTTAAAGTTTCAACAAGTATAAAATAG
- a CDS encoding dihydrofolate reductase codes for MIHIVVAIGKNNEIGKNNKMLWHNPEDLNFFRTLTLNHKVIMGKNTYLSIGKPLDLRENIVISSSLEKNMNINVIRNINEILEKYLNSEEIVYIIGGESIYKEFLKYAEKIYVSKIEEEFPSADKYFPKINCDKFFIEEFKYNTFTLYTYTRRNNE; via the coding sequence GTGATACATATAGTGGTTGCTATTGGTAAAAATAATGAAATAGGTAAGAATAATAAAATGTTATGGCATAATCCTGAAGATTTAAATTTTTTTAGAACACTTACTTTAAATCATAAAGTAATTATGGGTAAGAATACATATTTATCTATAGGAAAACCATTAGATTTAAGAGAAAATATAGTAATAAGTAGTAGTTTAGAAAAAAACATGAATATTAATGTAATAAGGAACATAAATGAGATATTGGAAAAATATTTAAATAGTGAGGAAATAGTATATATTATTGGTGGAGAAAGTATATATAAAGAGTTTTTAAAATATGCAGAAAAAATCTATGTTTCTAAAATTGAAGAAGAATTTCCAAGTGCAGATAAATATTTTCCTAAAATAAATTGTGATAAATTTTTTATTGAAGAATTTAAATACAATACATTCACATTATATACATACACAAGGAGGAATAATGAATAA
- the trmL gene encoding tRNA (uridine(34)/cytosine(34)/5-carboxymethylaminomethyluridine(34)-2'-O)-methyltransferase TrmL — MNIVLYQPEMPYNTGNIGRSCVITNTTLHLIKPLGFEINDKHIKRTGLDYWQYVDLKIWESFEEFLENKGKGKIYFATTKTDRKYSDVKFEEDDYIMFGSESRGLPEEILNEYKEQNITIPMLNIGRSLNLSNSAVIILYEALRQQNFEFNMETEKVELIRKDLTIKGATIK; from the coding sequence GTGAATATTGTTTTATATCAACCAGAAATGCCATACAATACAGGAAATATTGGTAGAAGTTGTGTAATAACTAACACAACACTTCATTTAATAAAACCACTTGGATTTGAAATTAATGATAAACATATAAAGAGAACAGGTCTTGATTATTGGCAATATGTTGATTTGAAAATCTGGGAATCTTTTGAAGAATTTTTGGAAAATAAGGGTAAGGGTAAAATATATTTTGCCACAACTAAGACTGATAGGAAATATAGTGATGTAAAATTTGAAGAAGATGACTATATAATGTTTGGATCAGAATCACGTGGATTACCAGAAGAAATTTTAAATGAATATAAAGAACAAAATATTACAATACCAATGTTAAATATTGGTAGATCTCTTAATTTATCAAATTCAGCTGTCATAATACTTTATGAGGCATTAAGACAACAAAATTTTGAATTTAATATGGAAACTGAAAAAGTAGAATTAATTAGAAAAGATTTAACAATTAAGGGAGCTACAATTAAGTGA
- a CDS encoding site-2 protease family protein has protein sequence MMFVVVIITLMILSLIIFLHELGHFYTAKKFNMPVSEFSIGMGPLVYSKEKNGTQYSLRAIPIGGYVLIEGMIEASIDDKEFKDYTEEEIREYNSKGFISHPKFEQIIVLLAGVFMNFVTALIAFIILMLLTGQPLSLAFTMFAKVFSTTFLGLKMLLTGAVKAKEMVGPVGLPLVFAEQIRTQGYLVLIPLFALLSINIGILNLLPIPALDGGRTIFVLLEYFGIKLNKKLEEKIHTVGMILLLILMVYVVFNDVTKYIF, from the coding sequence ATGATGTTTGTTGTTGTAATAATTACATTAATGATTCTAAGTCTAATAATATTTTTACATGAATTAGGACATTTTTATACTGCAAAAAAATTCAATATGCCTGTATCTGAATTTTCTATAGGTATGGGGCCTTTAGTTTATAGTAAAGAAAAAAATGGGACACAATATAGTTTAAGAGCTATACCTATAGGTGGATATGTATTAATAGAGGGTATGATTGAAGCTAGCATAGATGATAAAGAATTTAAAGACTATACTGAAGAAGAAATAAGGGAGTATAATAGTAAAGGATTCATATCTCATCCTAAATTTGAACAGATAATAGTTCTTTTAGCTGGTGTATTTATGAATTTTGTTACAGCATTAATAGCCTTTATAATATTAATGTTACTAACAGGACAACCTTTAAGTCTTGCCTTTACTATGTTTGCAAAAGTATTTTCAACAACATTTTTAGGATTAAAAATGTTACTTACAGGAGCAGTTAAAGCAAAAGAAATGGTCGGACCTGTAGGTCTTCCTTTAGTTTTTGCTGAGCAAATTAGAACACAAGGATATTTAGTATTAATACCTTTATTTGCACTTTTATCTATAAATATAGGTATACTTAATTTATTACCTATACCAGCATTAGATGGTGGTCGTACAATATTTGTTTTACTTGAATATTTTGGTATTAAATTAAATAAGAAATTAGAAGAAAAAATACATACTGTAGGAATGATATTATTATTAATACTTATGGTGTATGTAGTATTTAATGATGTTACAAAATACATATTTTAG
- a CDS encoding TrmB family transcriptional regulator, producing the protein MDKELIFNQLINIGFTEIEAEIYLHLIKYSGENPTQISKKIDISRSSAYKMMEFMEKKGIIKLLPSNDDSKNYSVIDPNVFLNRFEKEMLETLSSLKMRLDSLYSQYNMEGIHLFDRLDNLTYKIMELIKNTENILIVVGNIYDEIFINKIKELEEKNILVYIKEEKATDELVLIKDNEEMVLKDNNTMLYTKNSLLINQISKRIKMETEK; encoded by the coding sequence ATGGATAAAGAATTAATTTTTAATCAACTGATAAATATAGGGTTTACAGAAATAGAAGCAGAAATTTATTTGCATTTAATTAAATATTCAGGAGAAAATCCTACTCAAATTTCAAAAAAAATAGATATTTCCAGAAGTTCAGCATATAAAATGATGGAATTTATGGAAAAAAAGGGAATAATTAAATTATTGCCATCAAATGATGATTCTAAAAACTATAGTGTTATAGATCCAAATGTATTTCTTAATAGGTTTGAAAAGGAAATGTTAGAAACACTTAGTAGTTTAAAAATGAGATTAGATAGCTTGTATTCTCAGTATAATATGGAGGGTATACATTTATTTGATAGATTAGATAATTTAACATATAAGATAATGGAGTTAATAAAAAATACAGAAAATATATTAATAGTAGTAGGTAATATATATGATGAAATCTTTATAAATAAAATAAAAGAATTAGAAGAAAAAAATATTTTAGTATATATTAAGGAAGAAAAAGCTACAGATGAGCTTGTATTAATTAAAGATAATGAAGAAATGGTATTAAAAGATAATAATACCATGTTATATACAAAAAATAGTTTACTAATAAATCAAATTAGTAAAAGAATTAAAATGGAAACGGAGAAATAA
- a CDS encoding deoxyguanosinetriphosphate triphosphohydrolase, translating to MNWKNLLSINTRRARSRIKSSDIRNDFEKDYHRVISSPSFRRLQDKTQAFPLEENDFVRTRLTHSLEVSSFAKSIAQSIGKRIIEEKIDPDFGYEELNSISTILSSAALIHDIGNPPFGHFGEDTIRMWFSSFIDKTDVKDFNGEVKKLRDLLTPQMIADFENFEGNAQAIRVVSKLHFLVDENGMNLTYALLNTLIKYPVSSQDIDKESGNIKDKKMGYFLAEEDVFLDVVKSTGTYDEKENKIYRHPLTFLLEAADDIAYITADVEDGLKKKYLNYYNLENALRSYGFEAGDIFYDRLIKYKEEAKKKGYESVHNYAASRWIISIQGLIIKDVVNNFINNYNDIMNGTFTKELLADGRSSKIVKMLKHTSRKYIFESKKNNQMELTANIMIQFLLDKFVNSIIYYDTKFEKDNSVHKKYRIILSDNQKYTYHVYANDFENKQRAKLEAKIEEEKLEGNKKERLEQEYENKIYNYKLYLRLLLVTDYISGMTDSYIKTTYQELMGIK from the coding sequence ATGAATTGGAAAAATTTATTATCAATAAATACTAGACGTGCAAGAAGTAGAATAAAATCAAGTGATATAAGAAATGATTTTGAAAAAGATTATCATAGAGTAATATCATCGCCATCTTTTAGAAGACTTCAAGATAAAACACAAGCTTTTCCTTTAGAAGAAAATGATTTTGTTAGAACTAGATTAACTCATTCACTTGAAGTTTCATCTTTTGCTAAGTCAATAGCACAATCTATAGGTAAAAGAATAATAGAAGAGAAAATAGATCCTGATTTTGGATATGAAGAATTAAATTCTATTTCTACTATTTTATCATCAGCAGCTTTAATACATGATATAGGAAACCCACCGTTTGGGCATTTTGGAGAAGACACTATTAGAATGTGGTTTTCTAGTTTTATTGATAAAACTGATGTTAAAGATTTTAATGGTGAAGTTAAAAAATTAAGAGATTTATTAACACCTCAAATGATAGCTGATTTTGAAAATTTTGAGGGGAATGCACAAGCTATAAGGGTAGTATCTAAATTACATTTTTTAGTTGATGAAAATGGTATGAATTTAACTTATGCTTTGCTTAATACATTAATTAAATACCCTGTTTCATCGCAAGATATAGATAAAGAAAGTGGAAATATTAAGGATAAGAAAATGGGATACTTTCTTGCAGAAGAAGATGTGTTTTTAGATGTTGTAAAATCAACAGGTACATATGATGAAAAAGAAAATAAAATATATAGACATCCTTTAACTTTTCTTTTAGAAGCAGCAGATGATATAGCATATATTACAGCAGATGTTGAAGATGGATTAAAGAAAAAATATTTAAATTACTATAATTTAGAAAATGCTTTAAGAAGTTATGGTTTTGAAGCTGGAGATATATTTTATGATAGACTTATTAAGTATAAGGAAGAGGCAAAGAAAAAAGGTTATGAAAGTGTACATAACTATGCTGCAAGTAGATGGATTATTTCTATACAAGGGTTAATTATTAAAGATGTTGTTAATAATTTTATAAATAACTATAATGATATAATGAATGGAACTTTTACTAAGGAATTACTCGCAGATGGTAGATCATCAAAAATAGTTAAAATGTTAAAACATACATCAAGAAAATATATATTTGAATCTAAAAAGAATAATCAAATGGAACTTACTGCAAATATTATGATACAGTTTTTATTAGATAAATTTGTTAATTCTATAATATATTATGATACTAAGTTTGAAAAAGATAATTCTGTACATAAAAAATATAGAATTATATTAAGTGATAATCAAAAATATACTTATCATGTGTATGCAAATGATTTTGAGAATAAGCAACGTGCTAAACTTGAAGCTAAAATAGAGGAAGAAAAACTTGAGGGTAACAAAAAAGAAAGACTTGAACAAGAATATGAAAATAAGATATATAATTATAAGCTATATTTAAGATTATTACTTGTTACAGACTATATTTCTGGTATGACTGATTCATATATTAAGACGACTTATCAAGAATTAATGGGGATAAAATAA
- a CDS encoding MATE family efflux transporter yields MLKIKDMNIYKKILIVGIPVALENLVYNFVNFVDNFMVGKTDPVLGLGTNAVSGLGISNQIFFVYIISLFGLFSGAAVLSAQYFGNKDYFKMNKILGFLLIISLVLSIPFIVIGLTDPEILLRFYSKDTLILAQAKDYFKYVSFTFPLAGLGFVFSMQLRVISKSKYSFYSSIVGLVFNIVGNLMLIPVLGVKGAAISTVIARLVSLIYMIYIVKKNKFPILYNFKEALFFDFSLVKDIIKISLPTFIHEFIWVMGITYRTSIYSNIGAVEFSSVVMAGTISSMLISMFSGVSNASSVLIGNELGANNLEQAKKVARLCFKLMLILAILSGILVNIISPIVLSFMKAETSLISATRLVVFSESLILPFKGLSLLIIVGILRAGGDIYYAMMLDLVGMWVFSVPLTILGKSLNLPINIIYFLGGSSDIIVLLPAIFRYNQKKWVKRIIRD; encoded by the coding sequence ATGTTAAAGATTAAAGATATGAATATCTATAAAAAGATACTTATAGTTGGGATACCAGTGGCTTTAGAGAACCTAGTGTATAACTTTGTTAATTTTGTAGATAATTTTATGGTAGGAAAAACAGATCCAGTTTTAGGATTGGGAACTAATGCAGTTTCAGGTCTAGGTATTTCTAACCAAATATTTTTTGTTTATATTATTTCACTATTTGGGCTATTTAGTGGAGCAGCAGTATTATCAGCACAATATTTTGGAAATAAAGATTATTTTAAAATGAATAAAATTTTAGGGTTTTTATTAATAATTTCACTAGTTTTATCAATACCTTTTATCGTAATAGGTTTAACGGATCCAGAAATATTACTGAGATTTTATAGTAAAGATACATTGATTTTAGCACAAGCAAAAGACTATTTTAAATATGTAAGTTTTACTTTCCCTCTTGCAGGACTAGGTTTTGTCTTTTCTATGCAGCTTAGGGTAATTAGTAAATCAAAATACTCTTTTTATAGTTCTATAGTAGGACTTGTATTTAATATAGTAGGGAATTTAATGTTAATACCTGTATTAGGTGTTAAAGGAGCGGCTATTTCAACTGTTATAGCTAGATTGGTATCTTTAATATATATGATATACATAGTAAAGAAAAACAAATTCCCTATACTTTACAATTTTAAAGAGGCACTTTTTTTTGATTTCTCTTTAGTTAAAGATATTATTAAGATATCATTACCAACATTTATTCATGAATTTATATGGGTAATGGGAATTACTTATAGGACATCAATATATAGTAATATTGGAGCAGTAGAGTTTTCTTCTGTTGTTATGGCAGGGACTATATCTTCAATGTTAATTAGTATGTTTAGTGGAGTATCTAATGCTTCATCGGTGCTTATTGGTAATGAATTAGGAGCTAATAATTTAGAACAAGCTAAAAAGGTTGCTAGATTATGTTTTAAATTAATGTTAATCTTAGCCATACTATCTGGAATTTTAGTAAATATTATCTCGCCTATAGTATTAAGCTTTATGAAAGCAGAAACTAGTTTAATTAGTGCAACAAGACTTGTAGTATTTAGTGAAAGTTTAATATTACCATTTAAGGGATTAAGTCTTCTTATTATCGTAGGTATATTAAGAGCAGGTGGAGATATATATTATGCAATGATGTTAGATTTAGTTGGAATGTGGGTGTTTTCAGTACCTCTTACTATATTAGGTAAGAGCTTAAATCTTCCTATTAATATAATATATTTTTTAGGAGGAAGTTCAGATATTATAGTTTTACTTCCAGCAATATTTAGATATAATCAGAAAAAATGGGTTAAAAGAATAATAAGAGATTAG
- a CDS encoding endonuclease/exonuclease/phosphatase family protein: MRSIFKLFFLILFSINIWAEPILIASFNALKLGENKKDWISLAKIVSKFDIISLQEVMNEKGINNLKNEVEKLTNEKWGYIISDIPVGTKDYKEYYGVLFKRKKVDSIKSLGTYQNGKSDDFIREPFGVLIKSNNFDFVLVSVHSIFGKNKIEREIEASRYHKVYKYFMNKSKEEDVILLGDFNLPANSKAFRYFKDIYKVKEVINPNKNKTTMSSKGLANSYDNAFFNRNNLREYTGRYGVYDYTKNNYEQIRKYISDHLIIFMEFENKGDLDVKD; this comes from the coding sequence TTGAGAAGTATTTTCAAACTATTTTTTTTAATCTTATTTTCTATAAATATTTGGGCTGAGCCTATATTAATTGCTAGTTTTAATGCTTTAAAACTAGGAGAAAATAAAAAAGATTGGATTTCTTTAGCAAAAATAGTTTCTAAATTTGATATTATTTCTTTACAAGAAGTAATGAATGAAAAAGGTATAAATAATTTAAAAAATGAAGTAGAAAAACTTACTAATGAAAAATGGGGATATATAATTTCTGATATTCCAGTTGGTACTAAAGATTATAAGGAATATTATGGAGTGTTGTTTAAAAGAAAGAAAGTAGATAGCATAAAATCTTTAGGGACTTATCAAAATGGTAAATCAGATGATTTTATTAGAGAACCATTTGGAGTGTTAATAAAATCAAATAATTTTGATTTTGTACTAGTGTCAGTACATTCTATTTTTGGGAAAAATAAGATAGAAAGAGAAATTGAAGCTAGTAGATATCATAAAGTATATAAATATTTTATGAATAAGTCTAAAGAAGAAGATGTAATTTTATTAGGAGATTTTAATTTACCTGCAAATTCCAAGGCATTTAGATATTTTAAGGATATATATAAAGTTAAAGAAGTAATTAATCCAAATAAGAATAAGACAACAATGTCAAGCAAGGGACTTGCTAATTCATATGATAATGCTTTCTTTAATAGAAATAATTTAAGAGAATATACAGGTAGATATGGAGTTTATGATTATACAAAAAATAATTATGAACAAATTAGGAAATATATTTCAGATCATCTAATAATATTCATGGAATTTGAGAATAAGGGAGATTTAGATGTTAAAGATTAA
- the efp gene encoding elongation factor P: MKAAMELRQGNVYVKDNTPYLILKADRHQSTSGKKARAAEMKFKIKDLISGKVQEITVLSTDMMNDIILDRAQMQYLYQMDGEYFFMNQETFEQMILTEDDLGDAVDFLVDEMVIQVLLYEDRAVGVELPNTVVREITYTEPGLKGDTIGRATKPATIETGYQLQVPLFCNIGDKIRIDTRTGEYMERAN, encoded by the coding sequence ATGAAAGCAGCAATGGAATTAAGACAAGGTAATGTATATGTTAAAGATAATACACCTTATTTAATTTTAAAAGCAGATAGACATCAATCAACTTCTGGTAAGAAGGCAAGAGCAGCTGAAATGAAATTTAAAATTAAAGATTTAATTAGTGGAAAAGTGCAAGAAATAACAGTTTTATCAACTGATATGATGAATGATATTATTTTAGATAGAGCACAAATGCAATATTTATATCAAATGGATGGAGAATATTTCTTCATGAATCAAGAAACATTTGAGCAAATGATATTAACAGAAGATGATTTAGGAGATGCAGTAGACTTTTTAGTAGATGAAATGGTTATACAAGTTTTATTATATGAAGATAGAGCAGTAGGAGTTGAATTACCTAATACAGTAGTTAGAGAAATAACATATACTGAACCTGGATTAAAAGGAGATACTATAGGTAGAGCAACTAAACCTGCAACTATAGAAACTGGATATCAGCTACAAGTACCTCTATTTTGTAATATAGGAGATAAAATTAGAATAGATACTCGTACTGGTGAGTATATGGAAAGAGCAAACTAA
- a CDS encoding aspartate-semialdehyde dehydrogenase, translating to MKNIAIVGATGLVGRTILKVIEEKNIPFNKLYLYASSRSAGKKIEFKGTQYEIIELKEENIKDDIDFALFSAGGSTSLEFAPKFAEKGAKVIDNSSAWRMDDEVPLIVPEANISDADKMLKGIIANPNCSTIQVIPVLKVLEDNFGIKRVIYSTYQSVSGAGIKGLDDLEKNLKGESSTNFPTQIAFNLIPHIDTFLENGYTKEEMKMVNETRKILNRPDLKVSATCVRVPVRYSHSVSINVELNSKFEIEKVKELLSSANGVVLVDDVKNNIYPTPLMTEGKDEVFVGRIRRDETVDNGLNLWVVADNIRKGAATNAVQILELLL from the coding sequence ATGAAAAATATAGCAATAGTTGGTGCAACTGGATTAGTTGGTAGAACAATTTTAAAAGTTATTGAAGAAAAAAATATACCTTTTAATAAACTATATTTATATGCTTCAAGTAGAAGTGCAGGTAAAAAAATTGAATTTAAGGGTACTCAATATGAAATTATTGAACTTAAAGAAGAAAATATTAAAGATGATATAGATTTTGCCCTATTTTCTGCTGGTGGCTCAACTTCTTTAGAATTTGCCCCTAAATTTGCAGAAAAAGGAGCAAAGGTAATAGATAATTCAAGTGCTTGGCGTATGGATGATGAAGTACCTTTAATAGTACCTGAAGCTAATATTTCAGATGCAGATAAGATGTTGAAAGGTATAATCGCAAATCCAAATTGCTCTACTATACAAGTTATACCTGTTTTAAAAGTACTTGAAGATAATTTTGGAATTAAGAGAGTAATATATTCAACATATCAATCTGTATCAGGTGCTGGAATAAAAGGATTAGATGATTTAGAAAAAAACTTAAAAGGGGAAAGTTCAACTAATTTTCCTACACAAATAGCATTTAATCTTATACCTCATATAGATACTTTTCTTGAAAATGGATATACTAAAGAAGAAATGAAAATGGTAAATGAAACTAGAAAAATATTAAATAGACCAGATTTAAAAGTGAGTGCAACATGTGTAAGAGTTCCTGTTAGATATTCACATTCAGTTTCTATTAATGTAGAATTAAACTCTAAATTTGAGATTGAGAAAGTTAAAGAACTATTATCTAGTGCAAATGGAGTAGTATTAGTAGATGATGTTAAAAATAATATTTATCCAACACCATTAATGACAGAGGGTAAAGATGAAGTTTTTGTAGGTAGAATAAGAAGAGATGAAACTGTTGATAATGGATTAAATTTATGGGTTGTTGCAGATAATATTAGAAAAGGTGCAGCAACAAATGCAGTACAAATTTTAGAGTTATTATTATAA